ATGCGCCCCCCGCGCTCGTGATCTGCACGGTGGCGCTCGCGGCATCCCACGCCGCCATGGCGCCGAGGGCCTGGCTGACGAAGCGCAGCGGCACAAGCGTCCGGCCGCCGATCAACATCGCCGGGACATCGAGGGACTGCGCCTGGCCGTTGACAAACGCCTGCGGGGCCCCGATCCGCAGCGAGACACTGGTGGCGCCGCGCGTTGCGACCACGGTCTGCGCACCCGGATTCCACGTCACCGCGGCGCCGAGCCGCTCGAATACG
This window of the bacterium genome carries:
- a CDS encoding copper amine oxidase N-terminal domain-containing protein; translated protein: MRTDRSRRALAGVVLVAALAAGFTSTAAAQTPAPDVKVFVDGAPVTFDQPPMISNGRVLVPLRGVFERLGAAVTWNPGAQTVVATRGATSVSLRIGAPQAFVNGQAQSLDVPAMLIGGRTLVPLRFVSQALGAMAAWDAASATVQITSAGGA